In the Thermodesulfobacteriota bacterium genome, one interval contains:
- a CDS encoding tetratricopeptide repeat protein, whose protein sequence is MKFTIGSRLSLYISVLLTISITLFLTWNSAKGWLSYVYAEDPPPAGLNEAIQVESENSQLYFLLAQYYENYDFTAPREKIFELYRKALQLNPLNYNYWYYLAEFLSTEGKREKALYALNQATQLAPGVVSLRWAAGILASRLGDEEALKRNLHAVIEYDTERRRKAFIVLWQSLRNGDSILPVIPETALDDYLNFLMDTDRISEAQKVWGKLSDTDEISEYTFLRYVSTLINKNMARSAKNAWAGKYGDWEGIWNGDFEKGLTNSGFDWTFSSVKGAQVKLETNKDRGNSVRIEFDGSTNIDFYHFRQNIPVEEHTEYKLSSLMRSRDLPTKNGPFWEIYCIQTSELNVKSEEILGTTDWHPVSVTFETPRGCELLSIVLRRYTSSRVYGNIAGTVWIDDVSLKKIR, encoded by the coding sequence ATGAAATTTACGATAGGTTCGAGGCTTTCTCTATATATATCCGTACTACTGACAATATCGATAACGCTGTTTCTAACATGGAACTCCGCAAAGGGCTGGCTTTCCTATGTTTACGCCGAAGACCCTCCCCCGGCCGGGTTAAATGAAGCCATCCAGGTAGAGAGTGAAAACTCGCAATTATACTTCCTCCTGGCCCAGTATTACGAGAATTACGACTTCACGGCGCCTCGCGAAAAGATATTCGAACTTTACAGGAAAGCACTACAGCTCAACCCTTTGAATTACAACTATTGGTATTACCTGGCAGAATTCCTCTCGACGGAAGGCAAAAGGGAGAAAGCGTTATACGCTCTCAACCAGGCCACGCAGCTTGCTCCGGGTGTCGTATCCCTGAGGTGGGCCGCCGGTATTCTGGCTTCAAGGCTCGGGGACGAAGAAGCGCTTAAGAGAAATCTGCATGCGGTCATTGAATATGACACGGAAAGGCGGAGGAAGGCTTTCATTGTACTTTGGCAATCGCTGCGGAATGGAGACAGCATACTGCCGGTTATTCCTGAAACAGCCCTCGACGATTATCTGAACTTCCTGATGGACACCGATAGGATATCCGAGGCCCAAAAGGTCTGGGGGAAATTATCAGATACCGACGAAATCTCGGAGTATACATTCCTTAGATACGTCAGCACACTAATCAACAAGAACATGGCGAGGAGCGCCAAAAATGCCTGGGCCGGGAAATACGGAGACTGGGAGGGTATCTGGAACGGGGATTTTGAGAAAGGGCTCACCAATAGCGGTTTCGATTGGACTTTCAGCAGCGTAAAAGGGGCTCAAGTCAAGCTGGAGACGAATAAAGATAGGGGAAACTCCGTCAGGATAGAATTCGACGGAAGCACCAACATTGATTTTTACCATTTTCGGCAGAATATACCTGTAGAGGAGCATACCGAGTATAAGCTGAGTTCATTGATGAGGAGCAGGGACCTGCCCACAAAAAACGGTCCTTTCTGGGAAATTTATTGCATACAGACAAGTGAATTAAACGTAAAATCAGAGGAAATTCTGGGCACGACGGACTGGCACCCGGTCTCGGTAACATTCGAAACGCCTCGCGGCTGTGAACTACTGAGTATCGTTCTGCGTCGTTACACGAGTAGCCGTGTCTATGGGAATATAGCCGGAACGGTTTGGATAGACGACGTAAGTTTGAAAAAAATAAGATAG
- a CDS encoding polysaccharide biosynthesis tyrosine autokinase, producing the protein MENGNRDNMIGDNKGRNLVPDNEERALRTYPNTPDILRAYPVDEESPIHRYLEVVLRRKKIIIAFFAIVLISTLISTLMTKPEFKATAKLEISLENPKVVNFDQVVELETKSEEFYETQYLLLKSQSLAKLVVEKLNLAERLELEAKNNKPNIVSRAVSSVKGLIRSTIGGIKKMIVKPSNTGPALSPAEAAALAEVSKQDSVINTFIGGLQIAPVGNSRLVEVSYVSKDRKFAADAVNTLANTFIEWILNRKLDATKQGRDFLRKQIEQAQANLEQSEERLNEFAKKNDIVSLDEKMNITYHTFSELNDALAKAETTRLEKESLYKHVQDGNIEALPMVLGDPYILGLKGELAKANSEYSQLSATFKSGYPKVKELGARVAELQRKINEAESSVASSIKSDYEAALKKEETLRESYQKQKTLASALNDKSIQYNILKREVESNETIYNTLLQRLKETEVSSAIKASNIQIVDYAQIPVIPFKPNVTLNLLFAFIIGLGGGVFLAFVMEFFDNTVKTSEEVRDKLRLPVLGGVFESSPTDSLGSPVEKSFLLDPRSHIAESFRTIRTSLLLSTPGKPPRTILITSCFPAEGKTTVSINLASSFAQAGSKVLLLEADLRRPRIGTVLGNNGNGLSSYLTGNSNLNDVISQGEIPNLYVLPVGPLPINPAELLGSNRMRELIQSLTGEYDYIIVDGPPALGFVDSHIISSMVDGVAVVVRAGKTPKNSIRELIDRLWSLKANFLGVIVNGIELNQNSYYYKSYNYYYGEDEEKKKLAAAKSAENLKQDDLGKSI; encoded by the coding sequence ATGGAAAACGGCAACAGGGATAATATGATTGGAGATAACAAGGGGAGGAATCTTGTACCCGATAATGAGGAGAGGGCTCTGCGTACGTACCCGAATACGCCCGATATACTGAGGGCTTATCCGGTTGACGAAGAGAGTCCGATTCACCGCTATCTGGAAGTCGTGCTCAGGCGGAAGAAAATCATCATCGCCTTTTTCGCCATAGTATTGATATCGACCCTCATATCCACACTAATGACGAAACCTGAATTTAAGGCCACGGCGAAGCTCGAAATCTCGCTTGAAAACCCCAAAGTCGTAAACTTTGACCAGGTCGTCGAGCTCGAAACGAAATCCGAAGAGTTTTATGAAACTCAGTACCTCCTCCTGAAAAGCCAATCCCTTGCGAAACTGGTTGTCGAGAAGCTGAACCTGGCCGAGAGGCTGGAGCTCGAGGCAAAAAACAACAAGCCTAACATCGTATCGAGAGCCGTGTCGAGCGTCAAGGGCCTGATACGAAGCACTATCGGCGGAATAAAGAAGATGATCGTCAAGCCGTCCAATACAGGCCCTGCACTTTCCCCCGCGGAGGCGGCGGCCCTCGCCGAAGTGAGCAAGCAGGACTCGGTGATAAACACCTTCATCGGCGGTCTTCAGATCGCACCCGTCGGGAATTCGCGCCTTGTCGAGGTGAGCTACGTATCGAAAGACCGCAAATTCGCGGCTGACGCCGTAAATACGTTGGCCAATACGTTCATAGAGTGGATACTAAACAGGAAGCTGGATGCTACGAAGCAGGGCAGGGATTTCCTGAGAAAACAGATCGAACAGGCACAGGCAAACCTCGAACAGTCCGAGGAGAGACTCAACGAATTCGCCAAGAAAAACGACATCGTTTCTCTCGACGAAAAGATGAACATTACCTATCATACGTTCTCGGAGCTGAACGACGCACTGGCAAAGGCCGAAACCACGAGACTGGAAAAGGAGTCGCTCTATAAGCATGTACAGGACGGCAACATAGAAGCACTGCCAATGGTTTTAGGCGATCCCTATATACTGGGTCTCAAAGGAGAGCTCGCCAAAGCGAACTCCGAGTACAGCCAGTTAAGCGCTACATTCAAATCGGGCTATCCGAAGGTTAAAGAGCTCGGAGCCAGGGTGGCGGAATTACAAAGAAAAATCAATGAAGCCGAAAGCAGTGTGGCTTCTTCCATAAAGTCGGATTATGAAGCGGCGTTAAAGAAAGAAGAAACTCTCAGGGAGAGTTATCAGAAACAAAAGACGCTTGCCTCGGCGCTGAATGACAAGTCGATCCAGTACAACATATTAAAGAGAGAGGTCGAATCGAACGAAACCATATATAACACCCTTCTACAAAGGCTTAAAGAAACCGAAGTTTCCTCAGCTATCAAGGCAAGCAATATTCAAATAGTGGATTACGCCCAGATACCGGTCATTCCGTTTAAGCCCAACGTGACTTTAAATCTTCTGTTCGCATTTATCATAGGCTTGGGCGGTGGAGTGTTCCTGGCATTCGTCATGGAGTTTTTCGACAATACAGTGAAGACCTCCGAAGAGGTAAGAGACAAGCTGAGACTGCCCGTCCTCGGCGGGGTATTCGAATCGAGTCCGACAGACAGTCTTGGCTCACCGGTAGAGAAATCGTTCCTGCTCGACCCAAGATCGCATATCGCCGAATCGTTCAGGACCATAAGGACATCCCTTTTACTTTCGACCCCCGGGAAGCCCCCGCGCACAATCCTGATAACCAGCTGCTTCCCCGCAGAAGGAAAAACGACGGTGTCTATTAACCTCGCGTCTTCCTTTGCGCAGGCCGGCAGTAAAGTACTTCTGCTGGAGGCAGACCTCAGGCGGCCGAGGATAGGAACAGTTCTCGGTAATAACGGGAACGGACTCAGCAGCTATCTGACCGGCAATTCGAATCTGAACGATGTTATATCACAAGGGGAGATACCCAATCTGTACGTACTACCCGTAGGTCCTTTACCCATCAACCCCGCTGAGCTCCTGGGCTCTAACCGCATGAGAGAGTTGATTCAGTCATTAACAGGTGAATACGACTATATAATAGTTGACGGCCCGCCGGCACTGGGTTTCGTCGACTCGCACATAATATCGAGCATGGTCGACGGCGTAGCAGTGGTCGTAAGAGCCGGCAAGACACCAAAGAATTCCATAAGGGAGCTCATAGACAGGCTGTGGAGCTTGAAGGCGAATTTCCTGGGCGTTATCGTCAACGGAATTGAGCTCAACCAGAACAGTTACTACTACAAGTCTTACAATTATTATTACGGTGAAGACGAGGAGAAGAAGAAGCTCGCAGCCGCAAAATCCGCCGAGAACTTGAAACAGGACGATTTGGGTAAATCCATATAG
- a CDS encoding SLBB domain-containing protein — translation MNKRFVWGIALVMLAGIMHTGCFGGSKSGESVTLPQAKRDVNPETEELNRKLIQESFSSDVATDYLIGPGDLLGVEVLEAPELNTEARVNSQDTISFPLLGKVEVGGLTAQGAEERIKEELTAKYMHDPHVVVAIKEFKSQRVAVIGSVKNPGTYELLGKGNLLDALALAGGLNDDASEIAYVTRKSKQGQEKSVQIDLNELLDEGKSDLNIPINMGDVVYIPEAGVVYVDGAVNDPGTFRIEDDMTVSQAITAAGGVSRVAEESDVSLIRNKKGQMQVTEINLDEIKEGKSPDIVLEDQDVVVVGKNAIRNFFDTIRLGLFFPPFSVGVQ, via the coding sequence TTGAACAAGCGTTTCGTGTGGGGCATAGCATTAGTGATGCTCGCCGGCATCATGCATACCGGGTGCTTCGGCGGATCCAAATCGGGAGAGTCCGTTACATTGCCCCAGGCAAAAAGGGACGTGAATCCCGAGACAGAGGAGCTGAACCGCAAACTGATTCAGGAATCTTTCAGCTCGGACGTTGCGACGGATTACCTGATCGGACCGGGAGACCTCCTCGGCGTCGAGGTGTTAGAAGCCCCCGAGCTTAACACGGAAGCCAGGGTGAATTCCCAAGACACTATTTCGTTCCCTCTCCTCGGCAAGGTGGAGGTCGGAGGGCTTACGGCCCAGGGTGCGGAGGAACGTATCAAGGAAGAACTGACCGCAAAATACATGCACGACCCGCATGTCGTTGTCGCGATAAAGGAATTCAAGAGCCAGAGGGTGGCCGTTATAGGCAGCGTGAAAAACCCGGGCACCTATGAGCTCCTCGGCAAGGGTAACCTGCTGGACGCATTGGCTTTGGCGGGGGGATTGAACGATGATGCAAGTGAAATCGCATACGTTACGCGCAAGAGCAAGCAGGGACAGGAGAAATCGGTACAGATCGACCTCAACGAACTTCTGGATGAAGGGAAATCCGATCTCAATATTCCTATAAATATGGGAGACGTTGTATACATACCCGAAGCGGGTGTAGTATATGTGGATGGAGCCGTGAACGATCCCGGGACATTCCGCATAGAGGACGACATGACGGTAAGCCAGGCGATCACCGCCGCCGGCGGAGTCTCGAGAGTTGCCGAGGAGTCGGACGTAAGCCTGATCAGAAACAAGAAGGGACAAATGCAGGTCACGGAAATAAACCTGGATGAAATAAAGGAAGGAAAAAGCCCGGATATAGTTTTAGAGGATCAGGACGTCGTGGTAGTGGGTAAAAACGCCATAAGAAACTTCTTCGACACTATCAGGCTGGGATTGTTCTTCCCGCCGTTCAGCGTCGGCGTTCAGTAG
- a CDS encoding SRPBCC family protein, with protein sequence MKLHVLERNLDIPVTLMEAWEFFSNPRNLPLITPPGLGFRMKSEAPERIYPGLMLTYTVTPFFGFPVDWVTEITQVREPEFFVDDQRMGPYRLWHHEHAFEEIRGGVRVRDLVHYALPFGPLGRIAHDLVVKKQLREIFDYRSAYLSSKFGRIS encoded by the coding sequence ATGAAATTACACGTATTGGAGAGAAATCTCGACATCCCTGTAACCCTGATGGAGGCCTGGGAATTCTTTTCCAATCCTCGAAACCTCCCGCTTATCACGCCGCCCGGGCTCGGGTTCAGGATGAAGTCGGAGGCCCCCGAGAGGATATATCCGGGGCTCATGCTGACCTACACAGTTACGCCCTTCTTCGGCTTCCCAGTAGATTGGGTTACGGAGATAACCCAGGTGAGGGAGCCCGAGTTCTTCGTAGACGACCAGCGCATGGGCCCGTACAGGCTCTGGCACCACGAGCATGCGTTTGAGGAAATAAGGGGCGGCGTCCGGGTCCGTGACCTGGTGCACTACGCGCTTCCCTTCGGGCCGTTAGGACGCATCGCCCACGATCTCGTGGTCAAGAAGCAGCTGAGAGAGATATTCGATTACAGGAGCGCGTACCTGTCGAGCAAATTCGGGAGGATTTCCTGA
- the hisD gene encoding histidinol dehydrogenase codes for MKIIEINNRNLEKELKGLRRGSSLSDPGLEDSTRKIVEDVRKNGDKALFKYTKRFDRVSLTGKTVKVSRKEFREARSAVPKRLMDDLVRAGKRIRDFHRLKLPSEITFRDTLGNELGWVIRPIERAGLYVPGGKAAYPSTVLMTAIPAKVAGVSELALVTPCPGGELNPAVLAAAEIAGVDAVYKVGGAQAVAALAYGTVSVPKVDKIVGPGNIYVTIAKKLVFGEVDIDMIAGPSEVLIVADGSAPAGWVAADLLAQAEHDEMAVPIVVTDSRVYANEIEEEVSRQLKRLKRKAIAGESVRKQGRIFVTGNMEQAVGLANALAPEHLELCVKEPKSVLKKINHAGAIFLGSMSTEAFGDYIAGPSHVLPTGGAARFSSPLSVFDFLRMPSIISISKKGFDSLSASVMNLAYSEELEAHALSVAVRLNGKKSSRKPES; via the coding sequence GTGAAAATAATCGAAATAAATAATCGCAATCTGGAGAAGGAATTAAAGGGCTTAAGGAGGGGTTCCTCCCTTTCCGATCCCGGCCTCGAAGACTCGACCAGGAAGATAGTAGAGGACGTCAGGAAAAACGGGGACAAGGCTCTCTTCAAGTATACGAAGAGGTTCGACAGGGTATCGCTCACCGGTAAAACGGTAAAGGTCTCGAGAAAAGAGTTCCGCGAAGCCCGCTCGGCGGTGCCTAAACGATTAATGGACGACCTCGTTAGGGCCGGGAAGCGCATCAGGGATTTTCACAGGCTCAAGCTCCCTTCCGAAATCACTTTCAGGGACACTCTCGGGAACGAGCTCGGCTGGGTGATACGGCCGATAGAGAGGGCGGGGTTGTACGTCCCCGGCGGAAAGGCGGCATACCCCTCTACCGTGCTCATGACGGCGATACCCGCGAAAGTAGCCGGCGTGAGCGAGCTCGCGCTCGTGACGCCATGCCCCGGCGGAGAGTTAAACCCGGCTGTTCTCGCCGCAGCCGAGATTGCTGGCGTCGACGCGGTATACAAAGTCGGAGGAGCCCAGGCTGTTGCTGCCCTCGCTTACGGTACCGTATCGGTCCCCAAGGTGGATAAGATAGTCGGTCCCGGAAACATTTACGTAACCATCGCGAAGAAGCTCGTCTTCGGAGAGGTCGATATTGACATGATAGCCGGGCCGAGCGAAGTGCTCATAGTCGCCGACGGCAGCGCCCCCGCCGGATGGGTAGCGGCCGACCTGCTCGCCCAGGCGGAGCACGACGAAATGGCGGTTCCCATCGTCGTCACCGATTCCCGCGTTTACGCGAATGAAATCGAGGAAGAGGTCTCCCGGCAGCTCAAGAGGCTCAAGAGGAAGGCGATCGCCGGGGAATCTGTAAGGAAACAGGGCAGGATATTCGTCACGGGAAACATGGAGCAGGCCGTGGGTCTTGCGAACGCGCTTGCGCCCGAGCACCTCGAGCTTTGCGTGAAAGAGCCCAAATCCGTGCTTAAAAAGATAAATCACGCGGGAGCGATATTCCTGGGCTCCATGTCGACCGAAGCTTTCGGAGATTATATAGCGGGTCCGAGCCACGTCCTGCCTACCGGAGGAGCGGCCAGGTTTTCATCCCCGCTCAGCGTTTTCGACTTCCTACGCATGCCGAGTATCATCTCCATCTCGAAGAAGGGTTTCGATTCGCTTTCCGCCTCCGTCATGAACCTCGCCTACAGCGAAGAGCTCGAAGCCCACGCCCTCTCGGTGGCCGTAAGGCTCAACGGAAAGAAGTCGTCACGGAAGCCGGAATCGTAA
- the hisC gene encoding histidinol-phosphate transaminase: protein MSDKVKEKGKSKGKGLLESRVGGEIRSLTAYSVPRFEARIKLDGNESPFSLPAEVGRKVIDKLRSVDVNRYPDPEALELRKLIAGINGFPPGGILLGNGSDELIGMLITAFSGGTGSVLYPTPTFSMYGITGLALGKELLEAELDRDFDLDMDRIASLIEKKDPDIIFLASPNNPTGNAYSAGKIREIIGLSKGVVVVDEAYSDFSGYTFLPLIKKHENLIILRTLSKVGFAGLRLGILYGRESLVHEINKVRYPYNINSLTQGAAEVILRNHEFVNENIQLIVRERERVFNALSGMTGVDAYPSDANFILFRVRDADSVFKALHGRDVLIRNFNRPGRLENCMRVTIGTPFENDSFLDALGAILSS from the coding sequence ATGTCTGACAAAGTAAAGGAAAAGGGAAAGTCGAAGGGTAAGGGCCTTCTCGAATCAAGAGTCGGGGGAGAAATCAGGAGCCTCACAGCTTATTCTGTACCCCGCTTCGAGGCCCGCATTAAGCTCGACGGAAACGAAAGCCCGTTTTCCCTCCCCGCCGAAGTAGGTAGAAAGGTAATCGATAAGCTGCGCTCGGTCGACGTAAACAGGTACCCCGACCCCGAGGCCCTGGAGCTGCGAAAGCTTATCGCGGGGATAAACGGTTTCCCCCCGGGCGGTATTCTCCTCGGCAACGGCTCTGACGAGCTCATAGGCATGCTCATTACCGCATTTTCTGGCGGCACGGGGAGCGTCCTCTATCCCACGCCGACGTTCTCCATGTACGGGATCACCGGGCTCGCGCTCGGGAAGGAGCTTCTCGAGGCCGAGCTCGACCGTGATTTCGATCTCGACATGGACAGAATCGCGTCTCTGATCGAGAAAAAAGACCCCGACATCATTTTTCTCGCCTCCCCCAATAACCCGACGGGCAATGCATATTCAGCAGGTAAGATAAGGGAAATAATAGGATTGTCGAAGGGCGTGGTCGTAGTCGACGAGGCGTACTCCGATTTCAGCGGCTATACGTTTTTGCCTTTAATCAAAAAGCACGAGAACCTCATAATACTCCGCACCCTTTCCAAGGTCGGTTTCGCCGGACTCAGGCTCGGCATACTCTACGGGCGGGAGAGCCTCGTTCACGAGATAAACAAGGTCAGGTATCCCTACAACATCAACTCACTCACTCAGGGAGCGGCCGAGGTCATACTCAGGAACCACGAATTCGTGAACGAGAACATACAGCTCATCGTGAGGGAGAGGGAGAGGGTATTCAACGCCCTTTCCGGGATGACCGGGGTCGATGCATATCCGAGCGACGCCAATTTTATTCTTTTCAGGGTGAGGGACGCGGACTCGGTCTTCAAGGCCCTTCACGGGCGGGACGTGCTCATAAGAAATTTCAACAGGCCGGGCAGGCTCGAGAACTGCATGCGGGTAACGATCGGCACTCCGTTTGAAAATGACTCATTCCTCGACGCCCTCGGCGCTATTCTTTCGTCTTAG
- the lnt gene encoding apolipoprotein N-acyltransferase, with protein MNRIGSNDVVLAALTGVLYPLTFMIPYTGLLAWVLLVPLFWAIEQKSAKDAFKLGLLAGLVSNFTGTYWLIGTLSRFGGFPIIVSVLFIIVLSAFSGLSYAIFSYIVTKLGFLKRPGVVSALLIASVWTSVEYLFPFLFPYGIANSQADYIPVIQVFDLLGVYLLSFIIVVVNVTLLRIIKKFTEGRRYPVHEIVLSAVLIIATLLYGYYRIAEVDREIAEAPKLRIGMVQANFDFLEKSESQEEVVTERHKEMSRVLKSAELIIWPETAIQAWFPTESDYLLVREEMGVPQMDGKYFIVGGMSFTPKEPDAEVLTDENLIKYNTAFLTNSDGVIMGRYHKIKLLLFGEYLPFTNLIPALRNISPASGDFTPGSELNLFEIEEKGARIAPIICYEDIIPSFSRRFVEKGANLIVNITNDAWFGRTVAPYQHLFVSIPRTVETRRYLLRSTNTGISAVIDPVGRVVAKTPIFVKTDLESEVGLMNGEPTIYTRVGDVFPAACLVFWIGFAVVTKLRRKNSAEGVEE; from the coding sequence ATGAACAGGATAGGCAGTAACGACGTCGTCTTGGCCGCGCTCACGGGGGTGCTTTATCCACTCACGTTCATGATCCCCTACACAGGGTTACTCGCCTGGGTGCTCCTCGTGCCGCTCTTTTGGGCGATCGAGCAGAAGTCCGCGAAAGACGCATTCAAGCTCGGACTCCTCGCAGGGCTCGTCTCGAACTTCACGGGGACGTACTGGCTGATAGGCACGCTCAGCAGGTTCGGGGGGTTCCCCATAATCGTGAGCGTCCTCTTCATTATTGTCCTGAGCGCGTTCTCCGGCTTATCCTACGCGATATTTTCATACATAGTCACGAAGCTCGGCTTCTTAAAGAGACCGGGCGTCGTATCCGCATTGCTCATAGCCTCCGTGTGGACGTCCGTCGAATACCTCTTCCCGTTCCTCTTCCCCTACGGGATCGCAAACTCGCAGGCGGACTACATACCTGTAATACAGGTCTTCGACCTCCTGGGCGTCTATCTCCTGAGCTTCATTATAGTGGTCGTCAACGTGACGCTCTTGAGAATTATTAAAAAGTTCACGGAAGGCCGCCGCTACCCCGTACACGAGATTGTATTATCGGCGGTTCTTATTATCGCCACGCTCCTCTATGGATATTACAGGATAGCCGAGGTCGACAGGGAAATCGCAGAGGCTCCCAAGCTCAGGATAGGCATGGTTCAGGCGAATTTCGATTTCCTCGAAAAGTCGGAGAGCCAGGAAGAGGTGGTCACCGAGAGGCATAAGGAGATGTCCAGGGTACTTAAGTCGGCGGAACTCATTATATGGCCCGAGACGGCTATACAGGCATGGTTCCCGACGGAATCCGATTATCTCCTGGTGAGGGAGGAAATGGGCGTCCCCCAGATGGACGGTAAATACTTCATAGTCGGGGGCATGTCTTTCACTCCCAAAGAACCAGACGCCGAGGTGCTGACGGACGAGAACCTCATCAAATACAACACCGCTTTCCTCACCAACTCGGACGGCGTGATAATGGGAAGGTATCATAAAATAAAGCTCCTCCTCTTCGGCGAGTACCTCCCGTTCACGAACCTGATCCCCGCGCTCAGGAATATAAGCCCGGCTTCGGGCGACTTCACGCCGGGCAGCGAGCTCAACCTTTTCGAGATCGAGGAAAAGGGGGCGAGGATCGCCCCCATAATCTGTTACGAGGACATCATCCCGTCGTTCAGCAGGAGGTTCGTCGAGAAGGGCGCCAACCTGATAGTCAACATCACGAACGACGCATGGTTCGGGAGGACCGTAGCCCCTTATCAGCACCTCTTCGTATCGATCCCGAGGACGGTAGAGACGAGGAGATACCTGCTCAGGTCGACAAACACCGGAATCAGCGCCGTTATAGACCCGGTCGGCAGGGTGGTCGCGAAAACCCCGATCTTCGTCAAGACCGACCTCGAGAGCGAGGTGGGGCTCATGAACGGGGAGCCCACGATTTACACGCGCGTGGGCGACGTCTTTCCCGCGGCGTGTCTCGTGTTCTGGATAGGGTTTGCGGTCGTTACGAAGCTAAGACGAAAGAATAGCGCCGAGGGCGTCGAGGAATGA
- the lgt gene encoding prolipoprotein diacylglyceryl transferase, with product MYPELIKIGNFSISSFGVMIALCFVAGYWVITLEAKRKKLNEKLVGNLFLATMAGGIIGAKLLYVFENVPLSELLRHPLDNLLSRGGLTYYGGFFGAIILTWIIARRNKLSMWVVGDLASPALALAYAIGRIGCLLVGDDYGVPSDLPWAMPFPKGLPPTDVPVHPTQLYEIIIMSVVFVFIWKIRKLERPAGWLFSIYLILAGLERFFIEFLRNTTPSPIPGLSLAQLMAVFIIIVGAVKLYRLRSAGETELAPASPKQSAKKKKA from the coding sequence ATGTATCCGGAACTTATCAAAATCGGGAACTTCTCCATATCCTCGTTCGGAGTGATGATAGCACTCTGCTTCGTAGCAGGGTACTGGGTGATAACGCTCGAAGCCAAGAGGAAGAAGCTGAATGAAAAGCTAGTAGGGAATTTGTTCCTCGCGACGATGGCTGGCGGGATTATAGGAGCGAAGCTGTTATATGTATTCGAGAACGTGCCGCTTTCGGAGCTCCTGAGACACCCCCTCGACAACCTTCTCTCGCGGGGCGGGCTCACCTATTACGGGGGGTTCTTCGGCGCGATAATCCTTACATGGATCATCGCCCGGAGGAACAAGCTCAGCATGTGGGTCGTGGGCGACCTTGCTTCTCCCGCGCTGGCCCTGGCATACGCCATCGGACGCATCGGGTGCTTACTCGTGGGGGACGATTACGGGGTCCCGTCAGACCTGCCCTGGGCAATGCCGTTCCCTAAGGGGCTTCCGCCGACGGACGTGCCCGTACATCCGACCCAGCTCTACGAGATCATTATAATGTCGGTCGTTTTCGTGTTCATATGGAAGATAAGGAAGCTCGAGAGGCCGGCGGGATGGCTCTTCTCGATATATCTCATACTGGCCGGACTCGAAAGGTTCTTCATCGAATTTCTCAGGAACACGACGCCTAGCCCCATACCGGGACTCTCACTGGCTCAGCTCATGGCAGTATTTATTATCATAGTCGGCGCGGTAAAGCTCTACAGGCTCCGCTCGGCTGGAGAGACCGAGCTCGCACCCGCAAGCCCCAAACAATCCGCAAAGAAGAAAAAGGCGTAA
- a CDS encoding HNH endonuclease: protein MLVLNRYFVPVTITSVKRAFVLMYSGVAKAVGSDFETFDFESWSQISAMKEDEDVIRTVNAVILTPRVIVLVRYEGVIRKEAKFNRINIFRRDGGTCQYCARKYSRSELTIDHVIPRSQGGRSVWDNVVCCCVDCNRKKGGRTPEQARMKLKRKPKKPLWDPFSNIYIKAVMYKEWEPYLNFVDISYWNVELEE from the coding sequence GTGTTAGTCCTTAACCGCTACTTCGTCCCGGTCACAATCACAAGCGTCAAAAGGGCATTCGTGCTGATGTACAGCGGCGTGGCGAAGGCCGTGGGCTCGGATTTCGAGACCTTCGATTTCGAGTCCTGGTCGCAGATTTCCGCGATGAAAGAGGACGAGGACGTGATAAGGACGGTGAACGCCGTCATACTGACGCCGCGCGTGATAGTGCTCGTGAGGTATGAAGGGGTCATAAGGAAAGAGGCCAAGTTCAACCGCATAAATATATTCAGGCGGGACGGCGGCACGTGCCAGTACTGCGCGAGAAAATATTCCCGCTCCGAGCTCACTATAGACCACGTCATTCCCCGCTCGCAGGGAGGGAGGAGCGTCTGGGACAACGTCGTCTGCTGCTGTGTCGACTGCAACAGGAAAAAGGGCGGCAGGACCCCCGAGCAGGCAAGGATGAAGCTCAAGAGGAAGCCCAAGAAGCCTCTCTGGGACCCGTTCTCCAACATATACATCAAGGCTGTAATGTATAAGGAATGGGAGCCCTATCTCAACTTCGTCGATATCTCCTACTGGAACGTCGAGCTCGAGGAATAA